The following are from one region of the Gloeomargarita lithophora Alchichica-D10 genome:
- the queG gene encoding tRNA epoxyqueuosine(34) reductase QueG produces MLTAEAVKAEASRLGFHRVGIASVTPAPNSHLSEWLAAGYQGDMAWLSDERRHDLERVLPGVRSVIAVALNYYWPGAQPAVGKIARYAWGRDYHRVVGRRLKAFAHWLQQSAPDTQTRAYVDTGPVAEKLWAEWAGLGWVGKHSNLITRQYGSWVVLGEVLTTLELTPDAPHREHCGTCTRCLEACPTQAIVRPFVVDSRRCIAYHTIENRQAELPPAIAANLQGWLAGCDICQEVCPWNQRFAQPTDIQEFAPRLPPWSLRVWAALDVETWDQSLRGSALRRIKPAMWRRNAQALLANTPPEPASRSIPFGGQSSEETPSPSCAPGVAPCLE; encoded by the coding sequence ATGCTAACTGCCGAGGCGGTGAAGGCGGAAGCATCCCGGTTGGGGTTTCACCGGGTGGGAATTGCGAGCGTGACACCGGCTCCCAATTCTCATTTGAGCGAGTGGTTGGCGGCGGGCTATCAGGGGGATATGGCCTGGTTGAGCGATGAACGGCGGCACGATCTGGAGCGGGTCTTGCCGGGGGTGCGTTCGGTGATTGCCGTTGCCCTGAATTATTACTGGCCGGGGGCGCAACCGGCGGTGGGGAAAATTGCCCGCTACGCCTGGGGGCGGGATTATCATCGGGTGGTGGGACGGCGGTTAAAAGCATTCGCCCATTGGTTACAGCAATCAGCCCCAGATACTCAAACCCGCGCCTATGTGGACACTGGGCCGGTGGCGGAGAAACTCTGGGCCGAATGGGCGGGGCTGGGCTGGGTGGGCAAACATAGCAATCTCATCACCCGGCAATACGGCTCCTGGGTGGTGTTGGGGGAGGTTTTGACCACCCTGGAACTCACCCCGGATGCCCCCCACCGGGAACACTGCGGCACCTGCACCCGTTGTTTGGAGGCGTGTCCGACGCAAGCAATTGTGCGTCCGTTTGTGGTGGATAGCCGTCGCTGTATTGCGTATCACACGATTGAAAATCGCCAAGCGGAACTGCCCCCGGCGATTGCCGCCAATTTGCAGGGCTGGTTGGCCGGGTGTGACATTTGCCAGGAAGTGTGCCCCTGGAACCAGCGGTTTGCCCAACCCACGGATATTCAGGAATTTGCGCCCCGTCTGCCCCCTTGGTCGTTGCGGGTGTGGGCGGCACTGGATGTGGAAACTTGGGATCAGAGCCTGCGGGGTTCGGCTCTCCGGCGGATCAAACCGGCCATGTGGCGGCGGAATGCCCAGGCTTTGTTGGCAAACACCCCCCCCGAACCCGCCAGCAGGTCAATCCCTTTTGGGGGACAGTCTTCGGAGGAAACGCCGTCACCATCCTGCGCTCCAGGTGTTGCCCCATGCCTTGAATAG
- a CDS encoding cryptochrome/photolyase family protein, with protein MRDATVIFPDQLFQNHPGLQLGRLVFLVEEQLFFRDYYYPAQFHQKKLVLHRASMQAYAHELKNRGYDLVYISYQLDPRMDYLFQTLQSQQIQVIYICELVDNILTKRLNKWCAYYQIKIIELTTPKFLTPWPWFQEQFKPEPPHSLTKFYIAQRKRLNILVDGDKPLGGKWSFDPENRKKLPKHITIPEISWPSPNVYVLEAQAYVAHNFPHHWGSVASFHYPITHTEAEIWLQNFLVQRFTNFGDYEDAISVQYDILFHSVLTPMLNIGLLTPEQVINQVVNYAKSYPVGLNTLEGFVRQIIGWREFMAGMYLRIGTAQRQSNFWNHTRPMPDSFYTGNTGILPLDHVIKKVLKTAYCHHIERLMILGNFMLLCEIHPQGIYQWFMEFFIDSYDWVMVPNIYGMSQYSDGGWMTTKPYISGSNYIRKMSDFPVGDWSEIWDGLYWRFIDKHQDFFSQNPRLNMMTILLKKMNPVQRQTHWQKAEHFLAGLA; from the coding sequence ATGAGAGATGCTACCGTTATTTTCCCGGATCAGTTATTTCAAAATCATCCGGGATTACAGCTAGGAAGATTGGTTTTTTTGGTGGAAGAACAACTGTTTTTTCGAGATTATTATTACCCGGCACAGTTTCATCAAAAGAAATTAGTTTTGCATCGGGCGAGTATGCAAGCCTACGCCCATGAATTAAAAAATCGGGGTTATGACCTAGTGTATATTAGCTACCAACTCGACCCTCGGATGGATTATCTGTTTCAGACATTACAAAGCCAACAGATTCAAGTCATTTATATTTGCGAATTAGTGGATAATATCTTAACAAAAAGATTAAATAAATGGTGTGCCTATTATCAGATTAAGATCATCGAACTAACCACCCCCAAATTTCTCACCCCTTGGCCTTGGTTTCAAGAGCAATTCAAACCTGAGCCACCCCATTCCCTAACTAAATTTTATATTGCCCAACGCAAACGATTAAATATCTTGGTAGATGGGGATAAACCCCTGGGGGGTAAATGGAGTTTTGACCCGGAAAATCGCAAAAAATTACCCAAGCATATCACCATTCCAGAAATTTCCTGGCCGTCCCCTAATGTTTATGTCCTGGAAGCCCAGGCATACGTTGCCCATAATTTTCCGCATCATTGGGGTAGTGTTGCCAGTTTCCATTACCCCATTACCCACACCGAAGCCGAAATTTGGTTGCAGAATTTTCTTGTCCAACGATTTACTAATTTTGGGGACTACGAAGATGCGATCAGTGTTCAGTATGATATTCTCTTTCACAGTGTTTTGACCCCGATGCTTAATATTGGATTATTAACCCCGGAACAGGTGATTAATCAAGTCGTAAATTATGCTAAATCCTATCCGGTGGGATTAAATACGTTAGAAGGATTTGTGCGGCAAATTATTGGCTGGCGGGAATTTATGGCCGGGATGTATTTACGGATCGGTACAGCCCAACGGCAGAGCAATTTTTGGAACCACACTCGTCCGATGCCTGATTCATTTTACACAGGGAATACGGGGATATTACCCTTAGATCACGTGATTAAAAAGGTATTGAAAACCGCCTATTGTCATCATATTGAACGGTTGATGATCTTGGGGAATTTTATGTTGCTTTGCGAGATTCATCCCCAGGGGATTTACCAATGGTTTATGGAATTTTTTATTGATAGCTATGACTGGGTAATGGTGCCCAATATCTATGGGATGAGCCAGTATAGTGACGGGGGTTGGATGACCACAAAACCCTATATCAGTGGGTCAAATTATATTCGCAAAATGAGTGATTTTCCGGTGGGGGATTGGAGTGAAATTTGGGATGGTTTATACTGGCGATTTATTGATAAGCATCAGGATTTTTTTAGCCAAAATCCCCGGTTAAACATGATGACAATCTTGCTCAAAAAAATGAATCCCGTTCAGAGGCAAACCCATTGGCAAAAGGCGGAACATTTTCTGGCGGGTCTGGCGTAA
- the rsgA gene encoding ribosome small subunit-dependent GTPase A, producing MGRQVLGQVRAAQANFYRVATPEYGELLCTSRARLKKTGQWVLVGDQVQVEELDPASQRGAISEILPRRSELDHPPIANVDQLLLMLSLAEPSLDMHHLSRFLVKAESTGLPFVLALNKADLCDSSQIDFWQEKLQTWGYQPVIISTTTGQNIPALQSHLAHKITVITGSSGVGKSSLINALITGVDLATGAVVQRTGRGRHTTRHIELLTLNSGGMIADTPGFNQPNLDINPTELDRCFPEIYRQNITCEFADCTHQNEPGCGVKRNWERYEHYVQWWQELQELTDLKQAQGRCDVGMKYKQDQIGNRHSEPKLARHKYRTLSRRRQHQELDLLTADDD from the coding sequence ATGGGTCGGCAAGTCCTGGGGCAGGTTCGAGCGGCACAGGCGAATTTCTATCGGGTGGCTACCCCGGAGTATGGCGAATTACTTTGTACTTCGAGGGCACGCCTGAAAAAAACCGGTCAGTGGGTATTGGTGGGGGATCAGGTGCAGGTAGAGGAGCTTGACCCAGCCAGTCAACGGGGGGCAATCAGCGAGATTTTGCCCCGCCGGAGTGAACTCGACCATCCCCCCATCGCCAATGTGGATCAGTTGTTGTTAATGCTATCCTTGGCGGAACCGAGTTTAGATATGCACCATCTCAGTCGTTTTTTGGTAAAAGCTGAATCCACTGGACTACCCTTTGTTTTGGCCTTAAATAAAGCCGATTTATGTGATAGTTCCCAGATTGATTTTTGGCAAGAAAAATTGCAAACCTGGGGTTATCAACCCGTAATCATTAGCACTACTACCGGGCAAAATATCCCCGCACTTCAATCCCATTTAGCCCATAAAATCACCGTGATCACCGGATCTTCCGGGGTGGGTAAATCTAGTCTGATTAACGCTCTTATTACCGGGGTAGATTTAGCTACTGGAGCCGTTGTCCAACGCACGGGTCGAGGTCGCCATACCACCCGACATATTGAACTATTAACCCTCAATTCTGGCGGCATGATTGCAGATACACCTGGATTTAATCAGCCCAATTTAGACATAAACCCAACGGAACTAGACCGGTGTTTTCCAGAAATTTATCGTCAAAATATCACCTGTGAATTTGCCGATTGTACCCACCAAAATGAACCGGGTTGTGGTGTAAAACGGAATTGGGAACGGTATGAGCATTATGTTCAGTGGTGGCAGGAATTGCAGGAATTAACAGACTTGAAACAAGCCCAAGGACGTTGCGACGTGGGAATGAAATATAAACAGGATCAAATCGGCAATCGCCATAGTGAACCCAAACTTGCTCGCCACAAATACCGCACCCTGTCCCGCCGTCGTCAGCATCAGGAACTCGATTTACTCACGGCTGATGATGATTAG
- a CDS encoding sulfurtransferase TusA family protein: MNPPLDLRGTPCPLNFVRTRLKLEQLPQGTPLEVWLDGGEPIQQVPDSLRQQGYEILTVQPQADYFVLTVKA; the protein is encoded by the coding sequence ATGAATCCCCCCTTAGACCTGCGGGGTACCCCTTGCCCCCTGAACTTCGTCCGCACCCGCTTAAAACTGGAACAACTGCCCCAGGGTACGCCCCTCGAAGTCTGGCTCGATGGGGGAGAACCCATCCAACAGGTGCCTGATAGCCTGCGTCAACAGGGTTATGAAATCCTGACCGTTCAACCCCAAGCCGATTACTTTGTCCTAACGGTAAAAGCCTGA
- the dnaJ gene encoding molecular chaperone DnaJ: MADYYDILGVSRGANAEEIKSSYRRLARKYHPDVNKEPGSEERFKEINRAYEVLSDAEARSRYDRFGEAAFTGVPGGSNYQDFGDIGGFADIFEQFFGGFGGQAATGGRRRSGPTRGDDLRLDLELEFREAITGGEKQIRLTHQETCTTCHGSGAKPGTQAKTCSTCGGAGQVRRAARTPFGSFTQVTTCPTCNGTGQVIEEMCAACGGRGANQVTKKLKITIPAGVDNGTRLRVSGEGDAGAKGGPAGDLYVYLGIKADPQFRREGINIYSEVKISYLQAILGCQIAVPTVDGTHDLKITAGTQPGTEFRIENLGVPRLGNSVSRGDYFVTIKVDIPTHISGEERELLEKLARIRHEKTSKHGIGDLFGGIFG, from the coding sequence ATGGCGGATTACTACGACATTTTGGGGGTGTCCCGGGGAGCGAATGCGGAAGAAATCAAAAGTTCCTACCGGCGTTTGGCGCGCAAGTACCACCCGGATGTGAACAAGGAACCGGGTTCAGAGGAACGGTTCAAGGAAATCAATCGCGCCTATGAAGTGCTTTCCGATGCGGAAGCCCGGAGCCGCTACGACCGGTTTGGGGAGGCCGCCTTTACGGGGGTGCCGGGGGGGAGCAACTATCAGGATTTTGGCGATATTGGTGGATTTGCGGATATTTTTGAGCAGTTTTTTGGCGGTTTTGGCGGGCAAGCGGCCACCGGCGGTCGCAGGCGCAGTGGCCCGACCCGGGGGGATGACCTGCGTTTAGACTTAGAACTAGAATTTCGGGAAGCCATCACCGGCGGCGAAAAACAAATCCGCCTCACCCACCAGGAAACCTGCACCACCTGCCACGGTTCCGGTGCCAAACCCGGCACCCAAGCCAAAACCTGTTCCACCTGTGGCGGAGCGGGGCAAGTCCGGCGGGCTGCCCGTACCCCCTTTGGCAGTTTTACCCAAGTCACCACCTGCCCCACCTGCAACGGCACCGGCCAGGTGATTGAAGAAATGTGTGCCGCCTGTGGCGGGCGGGGTGCCAACCAGGTGACCAAAAAACTGAAAATCACCATCCCCGCGGGGGTGGACAACGGCACCCGCCTACGGGTCTCCGGCGAGGGGGATGCGGGAGCCAAAGGCGGTCCAGCCGGGGATTTGTACGTTTATCTGGGCATCAAAGCCGACCCCCAATTCCGCCGGGAAGGGATTAACATTTATTCAGAAGTCAAAATCAGCTATCTACAAGCCATTTTGGGCTGTCAAATTGCCGTACCCACCGTGGATGGCACCCATGACCTGAAAATTACCGCTGGCACCCAACCGGGCACCGAGTTCCGCATCGAAAATTTGGGTGTCCCCCGCCTCGGCAATTCCGTCAGTCGGGGTGATTACTTCGTCACCATCAAAGTTGACATTCCCACCCACATCAGCGGCGAAGAACGGGAACTGCTGGAAAAATTAGCCCGCATCCGCCACGAAAAAACCAGCAAACACGGCATCGGTGACCTCTTCGGTGGCATTTTCGGATGA
- a CDS encoding transglycosylase domain-containing protein, translating to MSGKAFTPARRPSPLTVALGVGGSVLRWTGVTLMGVVLVGTASAAGMMAGLAYSFRNLPDVRALKTYVPPQTTYIYDIKGKELAAIHGEANREVVPLDQIAHPLKLAVLGIEDSHFYTHPGINVSSIVRALIANWRSGGVVEGGSTLTMQLVKNLLLSPEQVFSRKVAEAVLAMRLEQVFGKDELLGLYLNQVYWGHNNYGVETAAQSYFGKSARELTLAEGALMAGLIQAPEFYSPFAPGNQPLCQDRPLGNSCPAKQRQLVVLERLEQLEWITPEQAKAARLEPVYLNQITSFKPSTLPYVTDLALQNLYDKFGQDLVQRGGLRVQTSVDSELQATAEKIIQENHARLRNQGWGSSQLQMALVAVDPRTHYIKAIVGGVNYKKSQFNRGFQAQRQPGSAFKPFVYYAALASGHHTPDSYVSDSPVSYRDGSGWYSPRNYDGSFWGGTSLRQALAASRNVPAIRLGKEVGMERVVQVSRTLGITSPMLPVTSLPLGAVDLTPLEMANAYATFASNGWYSEPSVIVQAQDQSGQLQWKNMPQPKLVLDPWAAASMNSMLQTVIESGTGTAAQIGRPAAGKTGTTSSERDIWFVGYVPQLATAVWIGNDNYQPLGGGATGGVLVAPIWRQFMLAALKGVPVQQFTPAKDFVRPKPNRS from the coding sequence GTGTCTGGTAAAGCTTTTACGCCCGCCCGCCGTCCTTCCCCCTTGACCGTTGCTCTGGGAGTGGGTGGTTCTGTTCTGCGCTGGACAGGGGTGACCCTGATGGGGGTGGTGCTGGTGGGTACGGCCAGTGCCGCCGGGATGATGGCCGGGTTGGCCTACAGTTTTCGCAATCTGCCGGACGTGCGGGCACTCAAAACCTACGTCCCCCCCCAAACCACCTACATTTACGACATCAAGGGCAAGGAACTGGCGGCCATCCACGGGGAGGCCAACCGGGAGGTAGTGCCTTTGGATCAGATTGCCCACCCCCTGAAACTGGCGGTGTTGGGCATTGAAGATAGCCATTTCTATACCCATCCGGGAATTAACGTGAGTAGCATCGTGCGGGCATTGATTGCCAACTGGCGTTCCGGGGGCGTGGTGGAAGGGGGTTCGACCCTGACGATGCAGTTGGTGAAAAATTTACTGCTTTCCCCGGAACAAGTATTCAGCCGTAAGGTGGCGGAAGCGGTGCTGGCAATGCGCCTGGAACAGGTCTTTGGTAAAGATGAATTACTAGGATTGTACTTAAATCAAGTCTATTGGGGACACAACAATTACGGGGTGGAGACGGCGGCGCAGAGCTATTTTGGCAAGTCGGCGCGGGAACTCACCCTGGCGGAGGGGGCGTTGATGGCGGGGCTGATCCAAGCCCCCGAATTTTACAGTCCTTTTGCCCCAGGCAACCAACCCCTGTGCCAAGACCGTCCCCTGGGGAATAGTTGCCCCGCCAAACAGCGGCAGTTGGTGGTGTTGGAACGGTTGGAGCAGTTGGAGTGGATCACCCCGGAGCAGGCCAAGGCCGCCCGCCTGGAACCGGTTTACCTGAACCAAATTACCTCGTTCAAGCCCAGCACCTTGCCCTATGTGACGGATTTAGCATTACAAAATCTTTACGATAAATTCGGCCAAGATTTGGTGCAACGGGGGGGCTTGCGGGTACAGACCAGTGTGGATAGCGAATTGCAGGCCACGGCGGAAAAAATCATCCAGGAAAACCATGCCCGGTTACGCAATCAGGGTTGGGGTTCGTCCCAGTTGCAAATGGCCTTGGTGGCGGTTGACCCCCGTACCCATTACATTAAGGCAATTGTGGGGGGGGTGAATTATAAAAAAAGTCAGTTCAATCGGGGGTTTCAGGCGCAGCGGCAACCGGGTTCGGCGTTTAAGCCCTTTGTATATTATGCGGCCTTGGCTTCCGGCCACCACACCCCGGATTCCTATGTGAGTGATAGCCCGGTGAGCTATCGGGATGGTTCCGGCTGGTATTCCCCGCGCAATTATGACGGGTCGTTTTGGGGGGGCACGAGTTTGCGGCAGGCGTTGGCGGCTTCCCGGAATGTGCCAGCGATCCGTTTGGGCAAAGAGGTGGGGATGGAGCGGGTGGTGCAGGTTTCTCGCACCCTGGGGATTACCAGTCCCATGTTGCCCGTCACGTCTTTACCCCTGGGGGCGGTGGATTTGACCCCCCTGGAGATGGCCAATGCCTACGCCACCTTCGCCAGTAATGGTTGGTATAGCGAGCCGTCGGTGATTGTGCAGGCGCAGGATCAAAGCGGCCAGTTGCAGTGGAAAAATATGCCCCAACCCAAACTGGTACTTGACCCCTGGGCGGCGGCTTCCATGAATAGTATGTTGCAAACCGTGATCGAGAGCGGTACGGGTACAGCGGCGCAAATTGGCCGACCGGCGGCGGGCAAAACCGGCACCACCAGTTCCGAGCGGGATATTTGGTTTGTGGGCTATGTGCCCCAACTGGCGACGGCGGTGTGGATTGGCAACGATAATTACCAGCCCTTGGGAGGGGGTGCCACGGGGGGGGTGCTGGTAGCACCGATTTGGCGACAATTTATGCTGGCCGCCCTCAAGGGGGTGCCGGTGCAGCAATTCACCCCGGCCAAGGATTTTGTCCGTCCCAAACCCAATCGGTCGTAA